In Myxococcus stipitatus, the following are encoded in one genomic region:
- a CDS encoding response regulator: protein MSELRHTLLFVDDEADVLDILSRMFQRRYRVLTALSGQAALEVLRREQVDVLVTDQRMPEMTGIELAATARAEGFDVTTLLLTGFTDPDDLIAAINQGQVYRYITKPWDVNDLLITVKNAVEYTQLRRDKERLIRQLHQRVEALFVLYEVSRASANDPASYDNIIDRVLIAVARVLPYDCGAALIAPDESRSATLRLRCHGTVGEQALLGVKESMLGAYRKSSGLLLPEDRVITRVAGTTTQDAAAPAVYPSQLTVNLVAGGRPVGMLSLFSQRADAFTEDDGVLLDVLANQTADAIQSLRSAEEEARHRMERMVESMADGVVLTDEKNDIVVMNPAARRLLRVGDDPADHTSRMMEERLGFQPFHLVRGWEYSGTQVLREEVKLFDRHVQTTTTPVSDARGTLRGVCVVLRDITDQKRLEERKDEFVSMVSHELRTPLTSISGALDLVLNFMAGDINERQRRYLSLARDSTEKLNTIVDDLLDLSKFAKGRLRMNFEVAYLDELVQRVVEKYGPAFGEKRVLVTSRLPRHPLRCIADPNRLNQVLNNLLNNAVKFTPEGGEVRVELHATSSLPGYVVLSCWNSGDPIAEDSLERIFDRFEQARTKANRTVRGTGLGLAICRNIVEAHGGRIWCEPCTDGVRFMAVLPTEPPPELRQTDDSADVPGPRRRESRGRVLVIEGEAEVGYIAKALMSARGYEVRLAFNAEEGLASARKHHPDMVLVSVRLPDVDGLRLAEILRHDPETRRAPLLLTSAFDERQRAFRAGADAFLVRPLTPDKLLATVDSLVRGRAGPAHGRVLVVDDDQKIAAICREVLENIGFDVMVAGSLDEGRRSLRERRPDVILLDVTLPDGDGFLFLEEIKAERASGHISVIFISARAETSSKVRALKLGGDDYLTKPFDALELGARVESVLRRKEQELSASPTTQLPGSTAIEREVQRRLVARRPFAFCYLDLDNLKAYNDYYGFAKADGVVRQTGDLMREIFAQEGVPGDFLGHVAGDDFVFIASPESVDRVCQTAIETFDRIIPLYYDRQDRERGHIEAEDRFGERRRFPIMSVSIVAVMTDGTQDHAELARRAADMKKRAKAIQGSVYLRSDREQVVRSVAG, encoded by the coding sequence TTGTCCGAGCTCCGCCACACGCTGCTCTTCGTCGACGATGAGGCCGACGTCCTGGACATCCTGTCGCGGATGTTTCAGCGCCGGTATCGCGTCCTCACGGCCCTGAGTGGTCAGGCCGCATTGGAAGTCCTCCGCCGCGAGCAGGTGGACGTGCTCGTCACGGACCAGCGGATGCCTGAGATGACGGGCATCGAGCTGGCGGCGACGGCGCGCGCCGAGGGCTTCGATGTCACGACGCTGTTGTTGACGGGGTTCACGGACCCCGACGACCTCATCGCGGCCATCAACCAGGGGCAGGTGTACCGGTACATCACCAAGCCCTGGGACGTGAACGACCTGCTCATCACCGTGAAGAACGCGGTGGAGTACACGCAGCTGCGGCGCGACAAGGAGCGGCTCATCCGCCAGCTCCATCAGCGCGTGGAAGCGCTGTTCGTGTTGTACGAGGTGAGCCGGGCGAGCGCGAACGACCCGGCCAGCTACGACAACATCATCGACCGCGTGCTCATCGCGGTGGCGCGCGTGCTGCCGTACGACTGCGGCGCGGCGCTCATCGCCCCGGACGAGTCCCGCAGCGCGACGTTGCGGCTTCGCTGCCATGGCACCGTGGGCGAGCAGGCGCTGTTGGGCGTGAAGGAGTCGATGCTCGGCGCGTACCGCAAGAGCAGCGGCCTGTTGTTGCCGGAGGACCGGGTCATCACCCGCGTGGCCGGGACGACGACGCAGGACGCGGCGGCGCCGGCGGTGTACCCCAGCCAGCTCACGGTGAACCTGGTGGCCGGAGGCCGCCCGGTGGGCATGTTGTCGCTCTTCAGCCAGCGCGCGGACGCCTTCACCGAGGACGACGGTGTGCTGCTGGATGTGCTCGCCAACCAGACGGCGGATGCCATCCAGTCCCTGCGCTCGGCGGAGGAAGAGGCCCGCCACCGCATGGAGCGGATGGTGGAGTCCATGGCCGACGGCGTGGTGCTCACCGACGAGAAGAACGACATCGTGGTGATGAACCCCGCGGCGCGGCGCCTGTTGCGCGTGGGGGACGACCCGGCCGACCACACCAGCCGGATGATGGAGGAGCGGCTGGGCTTCCAGCCCTTCCACCTGGTGCGAGGCTGGGAGTACAGCGGCACGCAGGTGCTGCGCGAGGAGGTGAAGCTCTTCGACCGCCACGTGCAGACGACCACCACCCCGGTGAGCGACGCGCGCGGGACGCTGCGCGGCGTGTGCGTGGTGCTGCGCGACATCACCGACCAGAAGCGCCTGGAGGAGCGCAAGGACGAGTTCGTCTCCATGGTGAGCCACGAGCTGCGCACGCCGCTCACGTCCATCTCCGGCGCGCTGGACCTGGTGCTCAACTTCATGGCGGGCGACATCAACGAGCGGCAGCGCCGCTACCTGTCGCTCGCGAGGGACTCGACGGAGAAGCTCAACACCATCGTCGATGACCTGCTGGACCTGTCGAAGTTCGCCAAGGGCCGCCTGCGGATGAACTTCGAGGTGGCCTACCTGGACGAGCTCGTCCAGCGCGTGGTGGAGAAGTACGGCCCGGCCTTTGGTGAGAAGCGCGTGTTGGTGACGTCGCGCCTGCCGCGCCATCCGCTGCGCTGCATCGCGGACCCGAACCGGCTCAACCAGGTCCTCAACAACCTGCTCAACAACGCGGTGAAGTTCACCCCGGAGGGCGGCGAGGTGCGCGTGGAGCTGCACGCCACGTCCAGCCTCCCCGGCTACGTGGTGCTCTCCTGCTGGAACAGCGGAGACCCCATCGCCGAGGACAGCCTGGAGCGCATCTTCGACCGCTTCGAGCAGGCGCGCACCAAGGCCAACCGCACCGTGCGTGGTACGGGCCTGGGGCTGGCCATCTGCCGCAACATCGTCGAGGCCCACGGCGGGCGCATCTGGTGCGAGCCGTGTACGGACGGCGTGCGCTTCATGGCGGTGCTGCCCACCGAGCCGCCGCCGGAGCTGCGGCAGACGGACGACTCGGCGGACGTGCCGGGCCCTCGCAGGCGCGAGAGCCGGGGGCGGGTGCTGGTCATCGAGGGCGAGGCGGAGGTGGGCTACATCGCCAAGGCCCTGATGTCCGCGCGCGGCTACGAAGTGCGGCTGGCCTTCAACGCCGAGGAGGGCCTGGCGAGCGCCCGCAAGCACCATCCGGACATGGTGCTGGTGTCCGTGCGGCTGCCGGACGTGGACGGGCTGCGGCTGGCGGAGATCCTCCGGCATGACCCGGAGACGCGCCGCGCGCCGCTGCTGTTGACGTCCGCCTTCGACGAGCGTCAGCGCGCCTTCCGCGCCGGCGCGGATGCGTTCCTGGTGCGGCCGCTGACGCCGGACAAGCTCCTGGCGACGGTGGACTCGCTGGTGCGCGGCCGGGCGGGCCCCGCGCATGGGCGCGTGCTGGTGGTGGACGACGACCAGAAGATCGCCGCCATCTGCCGCGAGGTGCTGGAGAACATCGGCTTCGACGTGATGGTGGCGGGCTCGCTGGACGAGGGGCGCCGCTCCCTGCGCGAGCGCCGGCCGGACGTCATCCTGCTGGACGTGACGCTGCCGGACGGGGACGGCTTCCTGTTCCTGGAGGAGATCAAGGCCGAGCGCGCCAGCGGCCACATCTCCGTCATCTTCATCTCCGCGCGCGCCGAGACGTCGTCGAAGGTTCGCGCCCTCAAGCTGGGCGGCGATGACTACCTCACCAAGCCCTTCGACGCGCTGGAGCTGGGGGCCCGGGTGGAGAGCGTGCTGCGCCGCAAGGAGCAGGAGCTGTCGGCCTCGCCCACGACGCAGCTGCCGGGCTCCACCGCCATCGAGCGCGAGGTGCAGCGGCGGCTGGTGGCGCGGCGTCCCTTCGCGTTCTGTTACCTGGACCTGGACAACCTCAAGGCCTACAACGACTACTACGGCTTCGCGAAGGCGGACGGCGTCGTGCGTCAGACGGGCGACCTGATGCGTGAAATCTTCGCGCAGGAAGGGGTGCCCGGAGACTTCCTGGGCCACGTCGCCGGAGACGACTTCGTCTTCATCGCGTCGCCGGAGTCGGTGGACCGCGTCTGCCAGACGGCCATCGAGACCTTTGACCGCATCATCCCGCTCTACTACGACCGGCAGGACCGGGAGCGGGGCCACATCGAGGCCGAGGACCGCTTCGGAGAGCGCCGCCGCTTCCCCATCATGAGCGTGTCCATTGTCGCGGTGATGACCGACGGCACCCAGGACCACGCGGAGCTGGCGCGTCGTGCGGCGGACATGAAGAAGCGCGCCAAGGCGATTCAGGGCTCGGTCTACCTGCGCAGCGACCGGGAGCAGGTGGTACGCTCCGTCGCCGGGTGA
- a CDS encoding sensor histidine kinase has product MRLYQQLVLFMLAATVLPLAAVGFLLLSRAEAELAARIDAEQRTQASAIAEAVGASLMEVVDALARSAELIDWQAATEAETVGGLRLLYGQSPAVSAVLKLDSHGRPVGSPVFRTQGSEGHPGFDAEGVEQMLSSVPVQQLRAGGKGQAALGSAYAHPESGRAAVTVAVKLAEGEDAPFALAEVVFAPLEATLRRRPQGALGRVDLVDEERRILASSEPERRMTTLAPELVAHLLAPVSAEPDVVRSFRVEAPPRRVSVARVSRGPRFDVVVEVDEATALAPVRAMRRTVLVSIGGALVVLLGLGALFTRRLNQRLAEVVQGAEAYGRGELDRRVAVRGQDELSELATTFNRMGEELEAARARMLSWNDELRVRVDEATQELRSAQAQLLEAQKLAAVGQLGAGVAHEINNPLAGILGNVQLLMLDRGAADPDLGTLRKIEQSAKRCKEITQNLLRFSQQRERADLRPVDLNAVVRDALSLTEHQVLSDGVTLVTQLAPGLSRVRADPGHLSQVVLALLSNARTAMQKSPTRRLTLRTGQRDGCTFLEVEDTGKGISPDIRPRIFEPFFTTKDVWSNVGLGLSVAWRVVTEAGGTLTVRSEVGQGACFTVELPRV; this is encoded by the coding sequence GTGAGGCTCTACCAGCAGCTGGTCCTGTTCATGCTCGCGGCGACGGTGCTTCCGCTCGCCGCGGTCGGCTTCTTGTTGCTCTCACGCGCCGAGGCGGAGCTCGCCGCGCGCATCGACGCGGAGCAGCGCACGCAGGCGTCCGCCATCGCGGAGGCCGTGGGGGCCTCGCTCATGGAGGTGGTGGATGCCCTGGCCCGCTCGGCGGAGCTCATCGACTGGCAGGCCGCCACGGAGGCGGAGACGGTGGGAGGGCTGCGCCTGCTGTATGGCCAATCCCCCGCGGTCAGCGCGGTCCTGAAGCTGGACTCGCACGGGCGGCCCGTGGGGTCGCCCGTGTTCCGCACGCAGGGCTCGGAGGGCCACCCGGGCTTCGACGCGGAAGGCGTGGAGCAGATGCTGAGCTCGGTGCCCGTGCAGCAGCTTCGCGCGGGAGGCAAGGGGCAGGCGGCGCTGGGAAGCGCGTATGCCCACCCGGAGAGCGGCCGCGCGGCGGTGACGGTGGCCGTGAAGCTGGCGGAGGGCGAGGACGCGCCCTTCGCGCTGGCCGAGGTTGTCTTCGCGCCCTTGGAGGCCACCCTGCGCCGCCGCCCTCAAGGGGCGCTGGGGCGGGTGGACCTGGTGGACGAGGAGCGGCGCATCCTGGCCAGCTCCGAGCCCGAGCGGCGGATGACGACGCTGGCCCCGGAGCTGGTCGCGCACCTGCTGGCCCCGGTCTCCGCGGAGCCGGACGTGGTGCGCAGCTTCCGCGTGGAGGCGCCTCCCCGGCGCGTGAGCGTGGCGCGGGTCTCCCGGGGGCCGCGCTTCGACGTCGTGGTGGAGGTGGACGAGGCCACGGCCCTGGCGCCCGTGCGGGCCATGCGGCGGACGGTGCTCGTCTCCATCGGCGGGGCGCTCGTGGTGCTCCTGGGATTGGGGGCCCTCTTCACCCGGCGCTTGAACCAGCGGCTGGCGGAGGTCGTCCAGGGCGCGGAGGCGTACGGGCGCGGAGAGCTGGACCGGCGCGTCGCGGTGCGCGGGCAGGATGAGCTGAGCGAGTTGGCCACCACCTTCAACCGCATGGGCGAGGAGCTGGAGGCGGCCCGCGCGCGGATGCTGAGCTGGAACGACGAGCTGCGCGTGCGCGTGGACGAGGCCACCCAGGAGCTACGCAGCGCCCAGGCCCAGCTGCTCGAGGCGCAGAAGCTGGCGGCGGTGGGCCAGTTGGGCGCGGGTGTGGCGCACGAAATCAACAACCCCCTGGCCGGCATCCTCGGCAACGTGCAGTTGCTCATGCTGGACCGTGGCGCGGCGGACCCGGACCTGGGGACGCTGCGCAAAATCGAGCAGAGCGCCAAGCGCTGCAAGGAAATCACCCAGAACCTCCTGCGCTTCTCCCAGCAGCGCGAGCGCGCGGACCTGCGCCCGGTGGACCTCAACGCCGTGGTGCGCGACGCGCTCAGCCTCACCGAACATCAGGTCCTCAGTGACGGAGTGACTCTTGTCACTCAGTTGGCGCCAGGCTTGAGCCGCGTCCGCGCGGACCCGGGGCACCTTTCCCAGGTGGTGCTGGCCCTGCTGTCCAACGCGCGCACGGCGATGCAGAAGTCGCCCACCCGGCGGCTCACGCTGCGCACGGGGCAGCGCGACGGGTGCACGTTCCTGGAGGTGGAGGACACGGGGAAGGGCATCTCTCCCGACATCCGCCCCCGCATCTTCGAGCCCTTCTTCACCACGAAGGACGTGTGGTCCAACGTGGGGTTGGGACTGAGCGTGGCCTGGCGTGTCGTGACGGAGGCGGGCGGCACGCTCACCGTCCGCTCGGAGGTGGGGCAGGGGGCCTGCTTCACCGTGGAGCTGCCGAGAGTCTGA